In Deltaproteobacteria bacterium, a single genomic region encodes these proteins:
- a CDS encoding CopG family transcriptional regulator translates to MSEVMTVRVELEVRQRLEKLAKATARTKSFLAAEAIRLYLDINEWQIGEIENGLREADAGMFASDEEVSAVFAKQRGGNDR, encoded by the coding sequence ATGTCAGAGGTCATGACGGTACGAGTTGAGTTGGAAGTCAGGCAACGTCTGGAGAAGCTCGCAAAAGCAACAGCTCGTACCAAATCCTTTCTCGCGGCGGAAGCGATCCGCCTCTATCTCGATATCAACGAGTGGCAAATCGGCGAGATCGAAAATGGACTCCGCGAGGCCGATGCTGGAATGTTCGCATCCGACGAGGAAGTAAGCGCCGTGTTTGCTAAGCAGCGGGGCGGGAATGATCGTTAA
- a CDS encoding type II toxin-antitoxin system RelE/ParE family toxin, protein MIVKWTKRALENLIEEARYIAERDPDAADRTLERIGNAVKTLAQHPAIGRPGRVAGTQELVIAGTPYIIPYRVRGQQVEILRVFHSSRKWPRQL, encoded by the coding sequence ATGATCGTTAAATGGACAAAACGGGCGCTCGAAAACTTGATCGAAGAAGCGCGCTACATTGCCGAGCGCGACCCCGACGCTGCGGATCGTACGCTGGAACGAATAGGAAACGCAGTGAAGACGTTAGCCCAACACCCCGCGATTGGACGCCCTGGGCGCGTAGCGGGAACCCAAGAATTGGTCATTGCCGGTACGCCTTACATTATTCCGTATCGCGTGCGTGGCCAGCAAGTTGAAATCCTGCGGGTTTTTCATTCGTCCCGCAAATGGCCCCGCCAATTATAA
- a CDS encoding CoA transferase, translating into MGVLSGYKIVEFAGIGPAPMCAMLLSDMGAEVLRIDRAEEANLGIPTDAKYSVLNRGRRSVAVDLKQKAGTETALKLIERADALIEGFRPGVMERLGMGPDLCLARNPRLVYGRMTGWGQDGPLAHAAGHDINYIALTGALHSIGRRGEAPVPPLNLVGDFGGGGAYLALGVVAALLEAQKSGKGQVIDVAMIDGASSLMSAIYGLRAAGRWTDQRGENILDTGAHYYDVYETSDEKYVSIGSIEPKFYAELLRLSGMEHEELPRQQDRSSWPSLKDRVAAVFRTKTRDEWCRIMEGSDVCFAPVLNMQEAPSHPHNQQRGTFVEVDGVTQPAPAPRFSRTPSAIQRPPAQPGEHTEEALRDWGFSATDLDQLRSSGAIGARA; encoded by the coding sequence ATGGGAGTCTTATCTGGTTACAAGATCGTTGAATTCGCGGGCATTGGTCCCGCTCCGATGTGCGCGATGTTGCTCTCGGACATGGGGGCCGAGGTGCTGCGCATCGATCGGGCCGAGGAGGCCAACTTGGGCATTCCGACCGACGCGAAATACAGCGTCTTGAACCGTGGCCGCCGTTCGGTGGCGGTCGATTTGAAACAGAAAGCTGGCACTGAGACCGCGCTCAAACTGATCGAACGTGCGGATGCGTTGATCGAAGGGTTTCGCCCCGGCGTGATGGAACGTCTGGGGATGGGGCCAGATCTCTGCTTGGCGCGGAATCCCCGGCTTGTGTACGGCCGCATGACCGGCTGGGGACAGGATGGCCCGCTGGCCCATGCCGCCGGGCATGACATCAACTACATTGCCTTGACCGGCGCGCTGCACTCCATTGGGCGTCGCGGCGAAGCGCCGGTGCCGCCGTTGAATCTGGTGGGCGACTTCGGTGGCGGTGGTGCTTACTTGGCGCTGGGCGTGGTGGCCGCGTTGTTGGAAGCGCAGAAATCCGGCAAAGGCCAAGTCATCGACGTGGCGATGATCGATGGCGCATCGTCGCTGATGTCGGCCATTTACGGCTTGCGTGCTGCAGGGCGGTGGACGGACCAACGGGGCGAGAACATTCTCGATACCGGCGCGCACTACTACGACGTCTACGAGACCAGCGACGAGAAGTACGTCTCCATCGGTTCAATCGAGCCGAAGTTCTACGCCGAACTGTTGCGCCTGAGCGGCATGGAACACGAAGAACTGCCACGGCAGCAGGATCGTTCCTCGTGGCCGTCACTGAAGGATCGCGTGGCGGCGGTGTTCCGCACCAAGACCCGCGACGAGTGGTGCCGGATCATGGAAGGCAGCGACGTATGTTTCGCGCCTGTCCTCAACATGCAGGAAGCCCCGAGTCATCCGCATAACCAGCAGCGTGGCACGTTTGTCGAGGTGGATGGTGTCACGCAGCCGGCACCGGCACCACGTTTCAGCCGTACGCCGAGTGCGATCCAACGCCCGCCTGCTCAGCCGGGCGAACATACCGAAGAAGCCCTCCGCGATTGGGGGTTTAGCGCAACCGATCTCGATCAACTGCGCAGTTCTGGTGCCATCGGCGCGCGTGCGTAG
- a CDS encoding LLM class F420-dependent oxidoreductase: MKFGIVPINLSEFTNPDVLIPFVQRAEALGYESVWTAEHVIIPKEYSSVYPYNPSGKVPFSPTAAIIDPLVALTFIASATTHLRLGTGVNILPQMNPLYLAKWASSIDHLSRGRLMLGLGIGWLREEFEAIGVPFAQRGKRSDEYLQALKAVWTGEEVNYQGEFVHWQGFTMRPRPAQPGGVPLVIGGVSPTAIRRVVCYGDGWYVIGKDLDEYRAHVAALTEECARQGRNPREIEMTAYWNYHGEGRESLAVYEELGVQRLLINVHALRERDVTTAMERFANEVIAKQG; the protein is encoded by the coding sequence ATGAAGTTTGGCATCGTACCAATCAACCTGAGCGAGTTCACCAACCCGGACGTGCTGATTCCCTTCGTCCAACGCGCCGAAGCCCTGGGGTACGAATCGGTCTGGACAGCGGAACACGTCATCATCCCCAAAGAATACTCCTCGGTCTACCCGTATAACCCGAGCGGGAAAGTCCCATTCTCCCCCACTGCCGCGATCATCGACCCGCTGGTGGCGCTGACGTTTATTGCCTCGGCCACCACCCACCTGCGTCTTGGCACCGGCGTCAACATTTTGCCGCAGATGAATCCGCTCTATTTGGCCAAATGGGCCTCGTCGATCGATCATCTCTCGCGCGGGCGACTCATGCTCGGCTTGGGCATTGGCTGGCTACGGGAAGAATTCGAGGCCATCGGCGTTCCTTTCGCGCAACGAGGCAAGCGTTCGGACGAATATCTGCAAGCCCTCAAGGCCGTGTGGACTGGCGAAGAAGTCAACTACCAAGGCGAGTTCGTGCATTGGCAAGGGTTCACTATGCGACCACGTCCGGCGCAGCCTGGAGGCGTGCCGTTGGTCATCGGCGGCGTGAGCCCGACAGCGATCCGCCGCGTAGTCTGCTATGGTGATGGCTGGTATGTCATCGGCAAGGATCTCGACGAATACCGCGCGCATGTGGCCGCGCTCACCGAGGAATGCGCTCGTCAAGGCCGGAACCCGCGCGAGATCGAGATGACGGCCTATTGGAACTACCACGGCGAGGGCCGAGAAAGTTTAGCGGTGTATGAGGAATTGGGCGTGCAACGACTGCTCATCAACGTGCACGCGTTGCGTGAGCGCGATGTGACCACCGCCATGGAGCGATTTGCTAATGAGGTGATCGCGAAACAGGGATAG
- a CDS encoding alpha/beta hydrolase, which translates to MAHYQDRFVQDRFVTVNGLRLHYLDWGTEGKPPFVMLHGGSAYAHWWDLVAPAFADDFHVLALDQRGHGDSQHVAPPAYATRHYLADLQAFISALGLHRPVLMGHSMGGHNSIIYATQHAPELGALVLVDTDAAYPQRAVEFLHKLGEKPAKIFDSLAEAISRFQLLPRETFIAPERFRALAAFAFRQLPDGKWTAKLDRKTLFREPVDGLPLLPQITCPTLVVRAEHTPLLSLEKIQRLMSGLPNGRWVEVPNTHHHVMLDNPQGLVQEVRMFLAEVLSSGR; encoded by the coding sequence GTGGCGCATTATCAAGATCGCTTTGTGCAAGATCGATTTGTGACTGTCAATGGCTTACGGCTGCATTACTTGGATTGGGGCACCGAGGGCAAGCCGCCTTTCGTCATGCTGCACGGCGGGTCCGCCTATGCCCATTGGTGGGATTTGGTTGCCCCTGCTTTTGCCGACGACTTTCACGTCTTGGCGCTCGACCAGCGCGGGCATGGCGACAGCCAGCATGTCGCTCCCCCCGCCTATGCGACGCGTCATTATCTGGCGGATCTCCAGGCGTTCATCAGTGCCTTGGGACTCCATCGACCGGTGCTGATGGGGCACTCGATGGGCGGGCATAACTCGATCATTTACGCGACTCAGCACGCCCCCGAATTGGGAGCGCTGGTGCTAGTGGATACCGATGCCGCCTATCCACAAAGGGCGGTCGAGTTTCTGCATAAACTGGGCGAGAAGCCGGCGAAGATTTTCGACTCGCTCGCGGAAGCGATCAGCCGCTTTCAGTTACTGCCCCGCGAGACCTTCATTGCGCCTGAACGATTCCGTGCCCTTGCCGCGTTCGCTTTTCGCCAACTGCCGGACGGGAAATGGACCGCTAAGCTCGACCGCAAAACCCTCTTCCGTGAGCCTGTCGATGGCCTTCCCCTCCTCCCACAGATTACGTGCCCCACGTTGGTTGTTCGCGCCGAGCATACGCCGCTCTTGTCTCTGGAGAAGATTCAGCGACTCATGAGTGGCTTGCCCAATGGGCGCTGGGTCGAAGTTCCGAACACACATCATCATGTCATGCTGGACAATCCCCAGGGCCTTGTCCAAGAAGTGCGGATGTTTCTCGCGGAAGTCTTGTCTAGTGGTCGGTAA